The genomic stretch TATTTGGCGACCAGAGAGCCGCCGTTCTCCTTATCCAGCTCATCAAAGAAGGCTTCACTGATATCACCTTCCCCGTATTGCTTAATCAGAGCCAAAGCTCTGGACAGGGTTAGGACCCCTTCGGTTACCAGATGAATTCCCTCCATGTTGGCGATGGGAGGAAGTGCGGGATCGGTATAGTCCAAAGAGGTGATAAGAGGGCGTTTTAAGATGCGGGAGGCAATATTGGCACTGGTGCCTCCGCAGATGATCTTCTTTCCCTGACTGCCCATAAATTCACGGATTAAATGTCCGTCATTGCCGGGACTGGAAGGCGGACCGGTAAAAAGGTCTACCACTTTTGCACCGGTTATACGTAAAACCGCTACAGTGGTATCATCACCAGGCAGTTGCAGATACAGATCGTCACAGGCTTTGATAAGGGTACCTGCAAGTCTGGAAGCGGAAAGGGTTTCTCTGGCAGACAGAAGGGCAAAGTCCGCGACATTCTGCCAGTTCCAACCGAAATTAAGCAGATTTCCGACACCTGCGTGGATTACGCCATCGCTCATAAGAATAAAGCAATCATTGATGGAAGCGGTAAAACGGCATTCCCTGATTATCTTATTCTCCAGAACACGTTCCGTAAAGGGGAGAGGGAAAAGCTTATTGTCCCTTATCATGATGCAGGAGGGGTTATCAAATTCAGCCAGATAGACCTGACCGTTATGAAATACCTGCAATATACTGAAGGTGGAATAAGCCACCTGCCGGACCTGACAGACCGGCAGGGTTTTTGCTATGGTTTCTATGCAGTCATCAATGGAAGCGCCATTAAGAAACATGGTTCCCAGTATCTTTGAGGTCAGCGTGGCCAGGATATTAGCTTTTACGCCGCTTCCCATGCCATCTGCCAGAATCAGGATATTGGAATCCACTGTCTTTAACAGCTCTACCTTATCACCACATAGTTCTTCTTTAATTTTATTTAAGCTTTTATAAGCTGCATCAATACTAACGTTCATATTTTACCACCCTTTCTGAAAAGCACAAGCATTCTTGTCTAAAGTGGCTGTAAAGTTTTGTTTTTTAAAGTGAACAGCCGGATATTATACAAACCAGCCCGC from Anaerocolumna sp. AGMB13020 encodes the following:
- a CDS encoding SpoIIE family protein phosphatase, which produces MNVSIDAAYKSLNKIKEELCGDKVELLKTVDSNILILADGMGSGVKANILATLTSKILGTMFLNGASIDDCIETIAKTLPVCQVRQVAYSTFSILQVFHNGQVYLAEFDNPSCIMIRDNKLFPLPFTERVLENKIIRECRFTASINDCFILMSDGVIHAGVGNLLNFGWNWQNVADFALLSARETLSASRLAGTLIKACDDLYLQLPGDDTTVAVLRITGAKVVDLFTGPPSSPGNDGHLIREFMGSQGKKIICGGTSANIASRILKRPLITSLDYTDPALPPIANMEGIHLVTEGVLTLSRALALIKQYGEGDISEAFFDELDKENGGSLVAKYIIEDCTILNLFVGKAMNEAHQNPSLPFDLSIRLHLVEQLKEAVNNLGKEVNIQYY